TAATACGATTCAGATTTTATTCGTACTAGGGATGATATCACATATTGGGAATGAACACGCACAATATGTATTGTCTAAATAAACAGTACATACATAGACTAAGGAcacgaaaaaaatgttatcaTACACactaacaataataatagtaacaataaaaacaacaataataatagtaataaagaTGTTGGCATGCATTTATTTACCTCACTCcacaaaacaaataaaaaaaaaatagaggtaaaataaatgaagcCCTCGAAAAATACATCCTACCGTTATGGTGCACATATTTCACCATAACAGtatataacaaatatattaaataataaatattaaatgagaataaaaaatagccACCTTATTGTGCTACAAATTTGTGCTCATTTCCTCCATGATTTTGACACATAAGAAACATTCCAACATAATTTTGTtctgtatttttatatgtactTGTATTTTTTGGGGGTTCATGTATTTTACTAACACAATATTTAACTCCTCCATTACAGGTAGATATATTAAATCCATTTATTAAATCTTTTATAAATGCAAAAGTAAAACCAAGAAAAATATCATCATATTCATTTTGGTATATATCTGAACAAGCACCTTGGACATTTGCAGTTACATCATCTTGCTCGATGTATATGAGttgtaatgaatttatacTTTGATAAAACGATGGGATACAAAATCCCCAAATTAAATAATcagtattatttttcattttctcaATAATACACTTATTATCACCTATAGAACatggttttatttttattttgtctaAATCTTTATCCTGatctaattttattttaaatgctAGTCCTAATTTATTTCCATCTGAGCATTTTATATCTAATTCTTTTCCATCAGAGGATCTATTATCACTTTTTTTGTAAACCGtttcaaattttataaaattatatttgacACAATATATCCATCCAAAAGTTATAATTtctgaatttttatttatataggAACATGATGTGTCATAGTCCCCTTTATTATAGCATGGATGTATTTTTATCCTATTTTCTAGATTTttctttactttttttttgttatttgcTAATTCCACAGATTTAtcaaatacaaatataaatccAGTACTTTTAGTATATCCATCGGGGCaagataaaattaaagaCCCTTTCCCAGATCCTGTTACTTGTTTTCCATCGAGTAATATATCAGTTATATTCtgagaataataataattttcttgATTCATACCAAATAAattgttataatataataatgcattattatatgattcttttttttctatatgcataaatgagctcaatgaaaataaatcaagATATATAGGTtctatatttgtatatatagaatttttCCACTTTTCATAAGTTAGTTGTTTCCAGtcatcatttaaattatttcctccttttatatctaaatttattttgtttgaaTTTGAATCCTCATATTTGTTCAATATATcatttgcttttttttctaaatcgtcatcatttttttcgtcgTGCTCATCTTGCATGTAATTATCTTGGCTATCATTTCTATATGCATATTCCCCCTTTTCAATTTTTAGTATCTTTTGCAAAAGCAATCGATCTTTAAATACATCCaaatatctattattttcaattgaatatttataattatatatttttaattcttcaaATTTATGTATTGGTACTTCTAACGTGTTAATAGTTTTTCCACCAAAATGAGCTGATACAACAACATGTGTTCCATATTTTCTGAAAAAATCGATCCATGgcttaataaattttatacattGCTCATTCTTggaattatacatatataccaACTTGGAACAAGTTTTTTCAGTGATATTTTTAGATAAAATAGGTAAGCTTTCAGTGTCTAACAAAAAATCggaatttatatttttagtaGATTCTCTTAAACTATAAGTTGCATAACTATGTAGGCATGTATTTTCTGCAAcgatatattttctcttttttatttctagATCTGTAAAATACCCTTTATATGGTATAGAGGCTGAAAAAGGATTAATATTTCTATCCAAATCATCtatgtttatattattcaaTGCTATATATGCAACATCATTTATATCTTcgataaatttaaaatattcctCTTTATGACAaacattttcattaatatattctatattattttttgtgtcAAATATTATTTCTTTAAAACCTACATCTTCATTAAGCTCATTATTTGGTAATGGCCACCCAAACATAATATCATATCCCTTTCCtatgtatttattatatatttcattgtTGGATAGGAATTCTTCTTTGATTTCATCATTGTGATTATAACACATAACAAAACCAACCATAAAGAAACCCAAAATAAGTGCATGTCTTATTTTGggaaatttaatttttaaattaataaccATTTTAAAAACGTTATTGATACAATTTGTAttcaaaaaagaaaataaaaaaaaaaaaaatcactAGGAatgtataattaaaatattcctataaagtatataaaactgtgatattttttattaaaatattttgtattattgaaaaaaaaataaaattatacagTTAAAATTAgttatgcatattatttttattttttttaaataaaaaaaaagagaaaaatttGCACACataaattaaagaaaaatcTTACATTTAGGTAACACACTGACTAAAATATAGCTagtcataaaaaatattatgtcttgttaataaaaaacagATGTATTTCACACAACTAGACAAAAACTATTATGTcctgttaataaaaaattgacaCATTTTATACAGCTAGCCAAATCAAAAGATAATAATTTgctaaatattaaattaaatatttaatatgagGGTATTAAGCCAATGATTGTTTAttctttttcaatatttaaataattttttagttTTCACAGTTTTAACCCTCATTTTTTAGGAATATATAACCAAACAcctatgtatatattatccCCCCAAAAGTAAgtaatgtataaatatattataacgtTGTTTTCCAAGATaataaactaaaaaaaataaatgtaaaatagTTAAATTGTCTTGATAAGAAATTTGGGGTGAATGTGCGCCCCTTGGTAATTGGTTTTCCATATTGTAGGTTGCAAATTGCATGAACAAATTaccacaaaaaataaaaaacaagcaacagcataaataaaaaataagcaacataaaaataagcaacataaaaataagcaacaacataaataaaaaataagcaaCAAAAATAAGCAACAAAAATAAGcaacataaaaataagcaATGTAATAAACAAACGCGGAAATACGGCGATTACAACTATGCGACGTGAAAAATAAACGCACTAAGAGATTGGTTTGCCATTATCATGTTCTAAAAAAGTtaggaaatatttttttttctcatccAAAGTCATTTTTCTCCATAAATAAAATGGGACTAAATGGACAGAAGAAAAGaacatattaaaatattccAACTGTATTTGTGCCAATTTAGTCAaagatattttttcaataaatttTGGATCGtcaaatgaattaaaattgATTTTCAGCTCATCAGCTGGtgtgtaataataattttgtggTGCGAATAaaatagctatttttttttgtgttttaatattttttacatatatataatcggtATATAAGAAAATTGAATTCCTTTGACTATGTttcttattaataaatttaaatttataattattgtgttttaaattttttaacatttcaTACATTTCTTTAATTATTTGATAATGGTATAttatttctctttttttatgACAACTTGTAAATAAATCGGTATCTTCATTTTGAAATGGTCTTAATACATATGTAGATATAAGATATGGATTTgggttaatatattttttaaaatctaGAGAATATATTATAGGAAGaagttttttaattaaaaataaacagtGGTTGTTTGTTTTAGTATAGCTAGCtatgatattatttttgttgaaaaataaaaattttatatatttaatgcagaaattgtaaaaatatatatatatatatttatttatattttttttcgtcaAATATTGATACATTAATTCAAAAAGAAATGTTATTATAATTGtttctaaaatatttatgtagtgtattgttttatttttacatatcaCATATTTATTGTTGTGCATaacttttatttcattaatattatttataagtCTTAAGAAAGCTATAAGTTCGTCcttattatatgaataattattttcataattttcagTGATTGATGGTTTGTCATGATATAATAAGTGATAATTCGTATTTTGTGTATCTTCAATTTTTCTGAACAATtcagaatatataaaatcaaaaaaacttcttatatttaaatataaattatttttacaaaaatgaTCATAATCCTtatgaattaaaataaaataactacAAATATGTGTTAtgtcttttaatttttctaaacTTAATTGTTCAAACTTATTATGcatcataaataaataatctaAACTTTTGTGAAATAAATCTGAAGAAATGAAACAagttaaatgaaaaatatctaaaatattttttaaattaatttcattaatatatttttttgtattatccTTATATATTGTATGAGATTTTTTATCATGAATAAAAGCTagttgttttatattatgttCATAATTTGGGGTAACAACTTTATTATGTGAaataaaacttgttaatttaatatttaataaataaaaaataggggtagatataaaattttgataaattgaaaattttaataatatgattaaatGGTTTATACTAAGAGATgatgaaaaatatagaatttgctgattaaaaaaaattataaaatattttgaaaaaataataaaattatttaaaaaaaatactaatttAACAAATTCGTTTGAAGTATAATTTTGTATAGTTCTTGGTAATGTTActaatatttttgttattaatttattatttttataattaaaaaaagacaaaCTATTTAAACAATCTAATAatacacatattttatattgacttaaattttttgttatacattcagttaattttttaaataaaaaactattaaataaatttatattttttgctgATATTAATATAGAGCTTATTTCACTAGGTTTAAAAATATCACATTTCAAagtaattattttataaatatttttatatatacacacatttttatatccatattttgataaaataaataaatgtttaggaatttctttaaaaaaaatatctgaAACATTCGTTAGTTCCTTTTTCcacttttctttttcttcacaaattatttcatcattatcataAATATGGTCAAAATTAActgaaatttttttttcttgtaAAATCTTTGAAATTAAATAGGTTCcaaaatgtttataaaaaaatgctatagtattaaaaatatattcattatataaattatttttagctaaaaaatatgctataataaaaaaatcagtaaatgaaaaattgtcaagatttttattaataaaattttgaacaaattgtataaaattatttgttattaataatggaatatttaaaatgtctaataaaaaaacaaattcattaatatttatatttttaataaattcctCATTTgtagatattttatttgatatatataatattataaatgggtttaaaaaatttttctctttaaaagtgtgtaatatatatattagctcattaattttatattcatttattttatgaattattGTAAACATTAAgacttttaaaatataatatttggctttattattatttaatatataactatttaaatattttaatatatcttttttattttgaattaaaattacattttttatatttttataatttaataagtCTTCATAAGTTGCCTCATCAATctgtatatttaatttatacatagtatttttttttatattttccaaataaattaattttttttccttagacgatatatatgttttattataacaaGTTTGttgtaaattattattcttctccttttcaataatatcaatacaatttatatttttctcctcatttttgtcattttctttttctttttgctCTAAACCCTTTTCATAGtttgaaaaataattcttgtatatttttccatgtatataaaattttatttttaaatcaaaaaaatagttaaaaactTTTATTGCTCTTTCTCTCTTCACAAGGTTTATCATTATTCATATATCAATGGAGAAGACTAAACAAAATGTTTCTCTATACAAAATGTTTCTCTATACAAAGTATTTCTCTATACAAAGTATTTCTCTATACAAAGTATTTCtctatataaaatatttccctattttgataatatttccCTACTTTGATAATATTTCTCTGTTTTGTTGATATTTCCATCATGGCCTCTCTTAATCACAATTTAAacataatgtatataaaaaaatgttattatcatatacatacatatgtgtgttcacatttatattaacatatattctTCACCTAAATATAGCCAATATTTCAACATACAAATTTATAGAATTTTCTACAAATTTCAtgttatttgaaaaatattgaTTCCATTGAATTTCCACTTCCCCACATCCTTTCTAATAAACTGAAtccacaaaataaaattttataaaaataaattattgttaacaatataaataattgttactattataattattatattcatttattgtaaaaaaatttcaaacaaatattttgcactttttatttttcatcaaatgaatcgaaatatttttataacttcTCATATTCACAATACATAATTAAtccatatatacatatgcatatatatatataatgtacatttttttttacaaaattagaGAACATACcatataaagaaacatatttataattaaaaaattgtataaccacaaaataatgaaatattattttcgaaATATTCAtcttgaaataaaaaattcaaatcaATTTTTTATCCACAGAATCTTTCAATACccacaaatttatatacatccATTTTTTCACTATAAACGGTCGCTCCAATTAAGGGGAAATTTCACTATAAACGGCCGCTCCAATTAAGGGGAAATTTCACTATAAACGGCCGCTCCAATTAAGGGGAAATTTCACCATAAACGGCCGCTACCAATTAAGGGGAGACATTATTTAGATTTATTCAATACCTTTAAAACgtgattataatttataaaatatattgtgtGTTTCGTCagttttatatacaaatgtAATAACAAAgataaaacaataaaaattgtatgcattaaatttataacatTCTATCTTTAATAAATggaaacataaaataaagataaacaCAATTcgacataaaatatatacaccACTTTTTCAACGGTGTAAAATAATAGGATTCCATAAATATGCCCTCTTCTAAGTACCACCACCTAAGCAGTGCCGCCCTTTTTTTCtgatatatttcatttcttACAAAGCAAGATATAAGCCCAACTCAATATGACATTAAATAGACGAacatacaatatatataataggaaTATGCATTTCTTGAATATTTGGTTGTTGAACTCGAATATTTAGATCACATTCTGAACTGCCTACTTCACATAATAGATAATGTGATAAACTCGAAGAAATATAATCGATTGCAAAtccaaatattataaattttccAGGTGTACATTTTAAACTAATTAAAATATCTTTGTCTATATGCATCTTTTGACTCAAAGCTTTAGATTCTAACGTATTTATGAATAACTGTTTACTAATAGGAAGGCAATTAACccaaaaaaaattttgaaaactttcatttatatttttttgttttgatTGACAAGAATTTACACCACTTACACATGGCTCTATTATCATATTTGAACTTATACTATTTTGTATTGTTAATATAAATCCAAAACCTATTTTCATATTTGATGGACAAATAATTTGCTCATTCTCATGAgttgctttttttttaatctgatatatttcatttaaattatgtTTCCCACATAATATCCAACCAAATTCAAAACTTTTATCTGATTCTATATTTATTCCACTAGAACATTCATCACTTGATGAACATACATGCATTACTATACTGTCattatataacttttttttatttgttataataaaaccactaataattttttcatcattttcacatttaagagatatatttaaattcatatttttatctatatattgatgccattttttaatactcattttatataaatctGATTcggttttatttatttcaaaagggtatttattataatcaaaataaGTAATGCTAGAATAATATTCTAAAGCTTTATAATAAGCAACTTTTCCATCATCtgtttttataaaatcaGAAAAAGGtcttaaaattaatttaattggttttgcatattttccatttataGTTCTTTCCCATTCTTCTTCAATACCATTTGTCATGAGAACTTTTCCTTCACCATCTTTGTATTCTTTAATATCTATTCCACCATCATATAtcgtatttttttcttttatataagttaacatattatcattattctGGTTTTTATTTGTGGAACTCTGTTTCTTCGATATTATTGATCCAAAATAAAAACTTCCAAGCTTATTTCCACTTGTAAACGGGTTCAAtcgttttttatatatttgaacTTGCTCagaatcatttatattattataataatcagaatataaaatgtttataatCTTCCCTCCATAATATACTTCAGATACTAAATGAGTtccatataaattaaaaaaagtaatcCATGGGGTTATTGTTcttaaacaatttttatcatatttattttttttataagaatGTACAccacatttatatttatttatatttatattattataatttttttccaaatCATTCAACATACTTATAAAAAACGGGTCTAATTTGCTATTgtcaacattttttaaagcaACGAAATATTTAGAACATATCTTTTTATCTATAATTATAGAATACCCCTTTTCAATTCGTTCAACTAACATCCTATAATAATTTGAAGAATTAAAAGgatgaattttatataatgatgGAAACTTATAACTCTTATATTCATCATCtatatcttttaattttttaattatttttccttttttattataaatgcatttgatattttctttttgtttagctataaaaaatatgtcatTATCATGTTCGGTactagttttatatttttctttactCTCTTTAATTCCATTTTGATATTTACTTCCTTCTTGATTTGCTTTATCTTgcctatttttattatcttcatatttttgatctttttcattttgccAAAGTTTTTCCttcaaaatatatcttttatatCCTAAATCGACAGTAAATAGTGGATCCCCCATTGGATTCccttttattatatcataAGACATTCCTAAATAATTTactaaatatttaatatctgATATATCAACATCATTATTATAGGAACGTTGATCATATATACCATGTGACTTCAAAATACAGTACACTGCTATATGGGTTGTCACCACTGCAAATGCCAACCAAATGCACCTATTTATCCCCATTTTCTAAATAACCattcataaataaaatatgtatattatagaatgtcttatatatatatgtatatatacagaTTTATGTGTGCTGAAATGCCGTATGCAGATATAGTCACAAATATAGGCTACTATTGCTTGcacacaaaataaaaatgctgGTGTGCATTAATACACTTAAATTTGGGggcgaaaaaaataaaaaataccaaATATAGAACGTggttaaaataaataaaacttaTTGGTGTAAATATCCTGATAACATGgaaataaatgttttttatttcgtcaaattaaatatttattgtaagtaaatttttttaattatcaaaaagataaaattacaaatatTATAGAATGAAAACAatgaaattttttataagtaaaattatgaaatgtactagaaaaattaaacaaaaatatattaaaataaaaaatatacacacaaacatatatttatgcataaCCAAGGGTAAATATGTAATTAAAAACagtatgaaaatattatatttaattaaaagaATACTTAaagatatttatataattgatGTTGTCTATG
This genomic window from Plasmodium yoelii strain 17X genome assembly, chromosome: 7 contains:
- a CDS encoding perforin-like protein 4, whose amino-acid sequence is MVINLKIKFPKIRHALILGFFMVGFVMCYNHNDEIKEEFLSNNEIYNKYIGKGYDIMFGWPLPNNELNEDVGFKEIIFDTKNNIEYINENVCHKEEYFKFIEDINDVAYIALNNINIDDLDRNINPFSASIPYKGYFTDLEIKKRKYIVAENTCLHSYATYSLRESTKNINSDFLLDTESLPILSKNITEKTCSKLVYMYNSKNEQCIKFIKPWIDFFRKYGTHVVVSAHFGGKTINTLEVPIHKFEELKIYNYKYSIENNRYLDVFKDRLLLQKILKIEKGEYAYRNDSQDNYMQDEHDEKNDDDLEKKANDILNKYEDSNSNKINLDIKGGNNLNDDWKQLTYEKWKNSIYTNIEPIYLDLFSLSSFMHIEKKESYNNALLYYNNLFGMNQENYYYSQNITDILLDGKQVTGSGKGSLILSCPDGYTKSTGFIFVFDKSVELANNKKKVKKNLENRIKIHPCYNKGDYDTSCSYINKNSEIITFGWIYCVKYNFIKFETVYKKSDNRSSDGKELDIKCSDGNKLGLAFKIKLDQDKDLDKIKIKPCSIGDNKCIIEKMKNNTDYLIWGFCIPSFYQSINSLQLIYIEQDDVTANVQGACSDIYQNEYDDIFLGFTFAFIKDLINGFNISTCNGGVKYCVSKIHEPPKNTSTYKNTEQNYVGMFLMCQNHGGNEHKFVAQ
- a CDS encoding perforin-like protein 5; the protein is MGINRCIWLAFAVVTTHIAVYCILKSHGIYDQRSYNNDVDISDIKYLVNYLGMSYDIIKGNPMGDPLFTVDLGYKRYILKEKLWQNEKDQKYEDNKNRQDKANQEGSKYQNGIKESKEKYKTSTEHDNDIFFIAKQKENIKCIYNKKGKIIKKLKDIDDEYKSYKFPSLYKIHPFNSSNYYRMLVERIEKGYSIIIDKKICSKYFVALKNVDNSKLDPFFISMLNDLEKNYNNININKYKCGVHSYKKNKYDKNCLRTITPWITFFNLYGTHLVSEVYYGGKIINILYSDYYNNINDSEQVQIYKKRLNPFTSGNKLGSFYFGSIISKKQSSTNKNQNNDNMLTYIKEKNTIYDGGIDIKEYKDGEGKVLMTNGIEEEWERTINGKYAKPIKLILRPFSDFIKTDDGKVAYYKALEYYSSITYFDYNKYPFEINKTESDLYKMSIKKWHQYIDKNMNLNISLKCENDEKIISGFIITNKKKLYNDSIVMHVCSSSDECSSGINIESDKSFEFGWILCGKHNLNEIYQIKKKATHENEQIICPSNMKIGFGFILTIQNSISSNMIIEPCVSGVNSCQSKQKNINESFQNFFWVNCLPISKQLFINTLESKALSQKMHIDKDILISLKCTPGKFIIFGFAIDYISSSLSHYLLCEVGSSECDLNIRVQQPNIQEMHIPIIYIVCSSI